The Paenarthrobacter aurescens region GTGGCTTCCGGGCGCTTCTTGGCCTTGTTGGCGCCTATTTTGTTCTGGTCAGCTTCATTCTGCCGGGTTTGGTGGAGGGTAAGCCGCCGCTCCTGCTGGCGTTGGTGGGCTCAACGGTGATCATGATCGGGGTCCTGTATTTCGCGCATGGATTCTCCGCGCGGACATCCACGGCTTTGCTGGGTACCATCTTTGGGCTCAGCATCACCGCGCTGTTGGCGGCGTGGGCTACGGACGCCGCCAATCTGGCTGGGGTGGGAAATCACGACGCTTCGACGCTGGTGAACATGTCACCCCAGATCTCCATTTCCGGGATCATCCTTTGCGGCCTGATCATCTCGGGTTTGGGCGTACTCAACGACGTGACCATCACGCAGTCTTCCGCCGTCTGGGAACTTTACGAACTCGCGCCTGACACCACTGCCCGCAAGCTGTTCTCCTCGGCCATGCGGATCGGCCGGGACCACATCGCTTCCACCGTTTACACCATTGCTTTTGCCTACGCCGGCGCCGCGCTTCCCATCCTCATCATTGTGATGCTTTACGACCGCCCCCTCGCCGAAGCGCTGACAAGTGCCGAGTTGTCCGAGGAAGTGATCCGCACCCTGGTGGGCTCCATCGGCCTGGTCCTTGCCATCCCTGTCACAACCCTCATCGCTGTCTTGGTGGTGAAGGCCACCGGCATGAAGCGCCCGGCCGCAGCCGGTGCACCGACCGTAACTGCTGATGAGCTCAAGGACACCGGTTCGCTGGCGGCCGCTGCCGCCGTCGTAAGTTCCGGCCCGCAGGAAAATCACGACGCCGGTGCGCGCCTTGACGCTCCCGGCAGGCCTGCACGCCCGGGGAGCCGCCGGGCCCAGCGGGAAGCGGAGCGCCGCGGAGATACAGGCGATGGTGCCTCGTGAGCCAGGCACTGCTCTTGTTCGCCTCGCCCGCCGTTCTGCGCACGCGTGAGCGAACTAGGGAGGGATTTGGGGAGCCTTCCACCCGATTTGCCCGGATTTGCAACAATGGATAGGTGACTGTTGTAGCAACGCCCCCCGCACTAAAGCTTGAGCTGCCGCCCTTGAAGCTCGGCGGGATCACCGTGGACACCCCTGTGATCCTTGCCCCCATGGCCGGCATCACCAACTCGGCCTTCCGCAGGCTCTGCCGTGAATACGGCGGTGGCATGTATGTGGCAGAGATGGTCACTTCCCGTGCCCTGGTGGAGCGTACTCCGGAATCGTTGCGCATCATCTCCCACGATGAGGATGAAAAAGTCCGTTCCGTTCAGCTCTACGGCGTGGATCCGGTAACTGTGGGTGCCGCGGTGCGCATGCTCGTCGAAGAGGACCGGGCCGATCACATCGACCTCAACTTCGGTTGCCCCGTGCCCAAGGTCACCCGGCGCGGCGGCGGTTCAGCCCTCCCGTGGAAAATCGATCTTTTTACCTCAATCGTCAATACAGCGGTCAAGGAAGCCTCCAAGGGTGGCATCCCGCTGACCATCAAGATGCGTAAAGGCATTGACGAGGACCACCTGACGTACCTTGACGCCGGCCGGATCGCCCGCGATGCCGGCGTTGCCGCCGTCGCCCTTCATGGCCGGACTGCGGCGCAGTTCTACTCGGGACAGGCAGATTGGTCCGCCATTGCGCGCCTCCGTGAAGCCCTGCCCGATATCCCGGTGCTGGGCAATGGTGATATCTGGTCGGCTGAGGACGCCGTGCGCATGGTCCGGGAAACCGGTGTGGACGGCGTAGTAGTGGGCCGTGGTTGCCAAGGCCGGCCCTGGCTGTTCGGCGACCTTCAGGCAGCCTTTGAGGGCAGCGATCAGCGGCACCGTCCAGGACTCCGGGAGGTTGCTGAGGGCGTGTACCGCCACGCGGAGCTGATGGTGGAGACCTTCGGCAACGACGAATACAAGGCGCTCCGCGAGATCCGCAAGCACATGGCCTGGTATTTCAAGGGTTATGTGGTGGGCGGCGAACTCCGCGCCAAGCTGGCCACAGTACCCACGCTCGAAGTGCTGCGCGAATACCTTGATGAACTGGACATGGACTCGCCCTACCCGGGCGTGGATTCCGAGGGGCCCCGCGGCCGTGCGGGCTCGCCCAAGAAGCCTGCGCTGCCCAAGGACTGGCTGCAGAGCCGTCAGCTGAACGCTGAACAGAGCGCGGATATCTCAGCCGCGGAGCTGGACGTTTCGGGCGGCTAGCCTCACACGTGTAAGACTGACTCTAGAAGCTCCACACCCCGGCGCTTGAAGGAGGCAGATACCTATGGGAACCGAAGCGATACTTGGCCACGACGAGACGGCACACGATTTTGTGCTGGCCATTCCCGGTTACGCCGAGGCCGATTCCGCGCGGTGGGTTGAAGAGCCGCGCAAGAGCAACTACCGCTCAGACTTTGAACGGGACCGTGCCAGGGTCCTGCACTCTTCGGCGCTGCGCAGGCTCGGTGCCAAAACGCAGGTGGTTGCCCCGGATACGGACGACTTTGTCCGCACCAGGCTGACCCACAGCCTGGAAGTGGCACAGGTAGGCCGCGAGTTGGGCCGCTCCCTGGGGTGTGATCCTGACGTCGTGGATACTGCGTGCCTGAGCCACGATCTCGGTCATCCGCCTTTTGGCCACAACGGCGAGTCCGCGCTGAACGAAGTCGCGCACACCATTGGCGGCTTCGAAGGCAATGCCCAGACCCTGCGGCTGCTGACCAGGCTCGAGCCCAAAGTCCTGGCCGAGGACGGCAGGCCGGCGGGGCTTAACCTGACCCGCGCCAGCCTGGACGCCGCGTCCAAATACCCGTGGTCCGCCGTCGACGCCCCGGTGATTCATGGCCACCGCACCAGCAAATTCGGCGCCTACGAGGACGATCTTCCGGTTTTCGAATGGCTCCGCGAGGGCGCGCCGGGCAACCGCTCGTGCATCGAGGCCCAAGTGATGGACCTCGCCGACGATATTTCGTACTCGGTCCATGACGTCGAGGATGCGATCGTCGCAGGACACTTCCAGCTCAAATGGATGGAAAACCCGGACCACAGGGCACGCGTGGTGGGCTACACCAAACAGTGGTACTTGCCGCACAACGACCCCGCGGAAATTGATGCTGCCCTGGCACGGCTGGAGGCCACCAAGGTGTGGGTCCGCGAAGCTGACGGCAGCCGGAAGTCCATGGCTGCCCTGAAGGATATGACCAGCCAGTTGATTGGCCGGTTCTGCCAGAGCGCCATGGAAACAACCCGTGCCCACTTCGGACCGGCCAATCTGACCCGTTACGACGCCGAGCTCATGGTCCCCGAGGACACCGTCACCGAGATCGCCGTCCTCAAGGGCCTGGCCACCACTTTTGTGATCTCCACAGACCACCGCCAGCCGGTGTATGAGCGGCAACGCGAAGTGCTGCATGCTCTGGTGGGTGTTCTGAACGCCACCGGCGACCGCCACCTGGAGCCGATGTTCGCCGCTGACTGGCGTGACGCCGTCGACGACGGTGCGCGGCTGCGCGTGGTGATCGATCAGGTTGCCTCGCTGACGGACGTCTCCGCACTTGCCATGTACGAGCGACTGGTGGGCAGCCTTCCCTCGCTTTGGTAATGGTCAGGCCGGTGCCGTTAACGGCGGGGACTCCCGGCGCAAACGACTAGGATGGTGACGTGGCTGGCCTGATCAAACGTGAAGATATTGACGAAGTACGCCAGCGCACGGATATCAAGGAAGTTGTTGACGGTTACGTCACCTTGAAGGGCGCCGGGCTGGGCAGTTTCAAGGGCCTGTGCCCCTTCCACGACGAACGTTCGCCCTCCTTCACTGTTCGCCCGCAAGTGGGCAGGTACCACTGCTTCGGCTGCGGCGAGGACGGCGACGCCATTTCCTTCGTCCAGAAAATGGACCACAGCTCCTTTCACGAAGCCGTTGAAAAACTCGCTGCCAGAATCGGCTACGAACTGCGCTATGAGGACGGCGGCACCGGCCCCAGCCGCGAGGAAGTGGGCAAACGCCAACGCCTGCTGGACGCCCACAAGATCGCCGATGAGTTCTTCCGCGCCCAGCTGCTGACTCCCGGAGCGGCCGATGGACGCAACTTCCTCTTCGGCCGCGGATTTGATCGTGCCGCCGCGGAACACTTTGGCGTGGGATACGCGCCCCAGGGCTGGGACGCTCTGCTGAAACACCTGCGCGGCCGGGGGTTCACGGACGCTGAATTGAAACTCACCGGAATGTTCTCGGAAGGAAACCGCGGAATCTATGACCGCTTCCGTGGCAGGCTGATCTGGCCCATCCGGGACATCGCCGGGGACACCATCGGCTTCGGTGCCCGCAAGCTTTTCGAAGATGATCAGGGCCCCAAGTACCTGAACACCCCCGAGACCACGCTCTACAAGAAGTCCCAGGTCCTTTACGGCATTGACATCGCCAAGCGGAACATCGCCAAGGAGCGGCAACTGGTGGTGGTTGAGGGTTACACGGACGTCATGGCCTGCCACCTTGCAGGGGTTACGACGGCGGTGGCCACGTGCGGTACTGCCTTCGGTACCGAACACATCAAGGTTGCCCGCCGGCTGCTTTCGGACGACGGCAGCGGGGGAGAGGTCATCTTCACCTTCGACGGCGACGCCGCCGGTCAGAAGGCAGCCTTGCGCGCCTTCGAGGAAGACCAGCGCTTCACCGCCCAGACCTACGTTGCGGTGGAGCCGTCCGGGGCCGACCCCTGTGATCTTCGTCAACTCAAGGGCGATGCCGCAGTGCGCGAACTCATCAGCACCCGCAAGCCGCTCTTCGAGTTCGCCATCCGGGCAACTCTCCGGCGGCATAATCTGGACACCGTGGAAGGCCGCGTAGCTGCCCTGCGTGAAGCGGCCCCGGTGGTTGCCCAGATCCGGGACTCTGCCACAAGGCCCGGCTACACGCGGAACCTGGCCGGTTGGTTGGGCATGCCCATCGAGGAAGTCAGCGGCTACGTGGGAGCTGCCGCCAAGCGCGCTGCTGCCGGCGGTACGGCCAACACTGGCGGTGCGGCAAACGCTGGCGGCGCGGCCGGTCCAGGCGGTGCGGCCGGTCCAGGCGGTCCGGCGGCGGCAGCACCGGCGTCGGGCGGTCCGGTCTTCCAGCGCCCGGACCCCAGGGACCCCATCGCCGGCATGGAACGCCAGGCGCTTGAAGTTATCCTCCAGGAGCCTGGCGTGCTGGGCGGGGGAGCCTGGGAGCGCTTTGAGGCCTCGCACTTCACCACTCCGGCCTACGCGGCCGTCCACACTGCCGTGCGGGCTGCCGGACTGGCCCACTCCGAAGACCCTGTGGCTTGGGTGGAGCAGGTCCGCCAGGAAGTCCCCGAGCCGCTGAGGGCCCTGGTCTCGGAGTTGGCCGTGACGCCCCTGCCTGCGAGCACCGCCGAGGCAATGCAGCGGTACTGCCGTGACATCCTGGCCCGCCTTTTCGAGCTGCAGATCACCAGAATCAAGGCAGACAAGATGGGACAGTTGCAGCGCCTGGACGCAGGAGCGAATCCGGAGGAGTTCCAACGGCTGAACCGGGAGCTGATGCAGCTCGAAATGGAGCGCAGGGCATTGCGTTCCGACGGCTGAAAACCTCGATTTCGTTTTCCGGCGGGCCCCTGTTAAGCTAGTAACCGCTTCATTCCTCCGTAGCTCAATTGGCAGAGCATTCGACTGTTAATCGAAGGGTTACTGGTTCAAGTCCAGTCGGAGGAGCGCGCAATACCCCCGTTTCGATCACTCGGAACGGGGGTAT contains the following coding sequences:
- a CDS encoding deoxyguanosinetriphosphate triphosphohydrolase, which gives rise to MGTEAILGHDETAHDFVLAIPGYAEADSARWVEEPRKSNYRSDFERDRARVLHSSALRRLGAKTQVVAPDTDDFVRTRLTHSLEVAQVGRELGRSLGCDPDVVDTACLSHDLGHPPFGHNGESALNEVAHTIGGFEGNAQTLRLLTRLEPKVLAEDGRPAGLNLTRASLDAASKYPWSAVDAPVIHGHRTSKFGAYEDDLPVFEWLREGAPGNRSCIEAQVMDLADDISYSVHDVEDAIVAGHFQLKWMENPDHRARVVGYTKQWYLPHNDPAEIDAALARLEATKVWVREADGSRKSMAALKDMTSQLIGRFCQSAMETTRAHFGPANLTRYDAELMVPEDTVTEIAVLKGLATTFVISTDHRQPVYERQREVLHALVGVLNATGDRHLEPMFAADWRDAVDDGARLRVVIDQVASLTDVSALAMYERLVGSLPSLW
- the dnaG gene encoding DNA primase: MAGLIKREDIDEVRQRTDIKEVVDGYVTLKGAGLGSFKGLCPFHDERSPSFTVRPQVGRYHCFGCGEDGDAISFVQKMDHSSFHEAVEKLAARIGYELRYEDGGTGPSREEVGKRQRLLDAHKIADEFFRAQLLTPGAADGRNFLFGRGFDRAAAEHFGVGYAPQGWDALLKHLRGRGFTDAELKLTGMFSEGNRGIYDRFRGRLIWPIRDIAGDTIGFGARKLFEDDQGPKYLNTPETTLYKKSQVLYGIDIAKRNIAKERQLVVVEGYTDVMACHLAGVTTAVATCGTAFGTEHIKVARRLLSDDGSGGEVIFTFDGDAAGQKAALRAFEEDQRFTAQTYVAVEPSGADPCDLRQLKGDAAVRELISTRKPLFEFAIRATLRRHNLDTVEGRVAALREAAPVVAQIRDSATRPGYTRNLAGWLGMPIEEVSGYVGAAAKRAAAGGTANTGGAANAGGAAGPGGAAGPGGPAAAAPASGGPVFQRPDPRDPIAGMERQALEVILQEPGVLGGGAWERFEASHFTTPAYAAVHTAVRAAGLAHSEDPVAWVEQVRQEVPEPLRALVSELAVTPLPASTAEAMQRYCRDILARLFELQITRIKADKMGQLQRLDAGANPEEFQRLNRELMQLEMERRALRSDG
- a CDS encoding YibE/F family protein, which translates into the protein MGHGHSHGHSDNSEPTPQALASRKRANWILAAILVPVGVLTLVAMMVMWPSGSREGITFSSPYQAAPGVTFDTGRIQSVVVESCTQTNQSNTGQPTTGQNNTGQSNQSGGSQCTFAFTEPDKGGDVVKVVINPDVAMSHGVDVGDSIRYLNLSAVQGANAGSGAPAYVFVDFVRSIPIALLAVLYAAVVIAVARWRGFRALLGLVGAYFVLVSFILPGLVEGKPPLLLALVGSTVIMIGVLYFAHGFSARTSTALLGTIFGLSITALLAAWATDAANLAGVGNHDASTLVNMSPQISISGIILCGLIISGLGVLNDVTITQSSAVWELYELAPDTTARKLFSSAMRIGRDHIASTVYTIAFAYAGAALPILIIVMLYDRPLAEALTSAELSEEVIRTLVGSIGLVLAIPVTTLIAVLVVKATGMKRPAAAGAPTVTADELKDTGSLAAAAAVVSSGPQENHDAGARLDAPGRPARPGSRRAQREAERRGDTGDGAS
- the dusB gene encoding tRNA dihydrouridine synthase DusB → MTVVATPPALKLELPPLKLGGITVDTPVILAPMAGITNSAFRRLCREYGGGMYVAEMVTSRALVERTPESLRIISHDEDEKVRSVQLYGVDPVTVGAAVRMLVEEDRADHIDLNFGCPVPKVTRRGGGSALPWKIDLFTSIVNTAVKEASKGGIPLTIKMRKGIDEDHLTYLDAGRIARDAGVAAVALHGRTAAQFYSGQADWSAIARLREALPDIPVLGNGDIWSAEDAVRMVRETGVDGVVVGRGCQGRPWLFGDLQAAFEGSDQRHRPGLREVAEGVYRHAELMVETFGNDEYKALREIRKHMAWYFKGYVVGGELRAKLATVPTLEVLREYLDELDMDSPYPGVDSEGPRGRAGSPKKPALPKDWLQSRQLNAEQSADISAAELDVSGG